The window GCACCGCTTTTCGCCGAGCCGGCGACGGCGAGCCACGAGCCCGAGGCGTCGAACTTCACCGTCGAGCCGATGAACCGGTCGCCGGGTGCGACGGACGTGAAATACGGGTTGACCGTCGTCGCACAGGCCGGTACCGACCTCCAGACGCTCGAAAAGGTCACCGCGGTCTATGAGGAAGGCAGTTGGGCGCAGTGTGGGTCCTCGGACGGCGAAACACTCGGCATCGACCGGGGAAGCACCTACGACGGCTACGAAACCGACGAGAGCGTCAAGAACAACATCAAACGCTTCAGTGCCGGCGAGGATTCCTTCGAACTGGTGTTCAACGGCGAAAGCGACTTCGGCGCGTCGACGAACTTCAACGACGGCGACGAGTTCGTCTCGGTCGCGAACTGTCTCGACAACCCCGACGAACCGGGCTGGTATCAGATAAAGGGGACCACGACGGGCGTGACCGCCGACGGCGAACGCGTCACGTTCGGCAGCGAGTCCCATTACTTCTGGATCGGGGACTTCGAAAACGAACAGGAGGCCCGCGCGGAACTCGGCCCGCCGCCGTCGGAACCACAGGCGACGGCGACACCGACACCCGAACCGACGGCCGAACCGTCCTCCGGCGATGGTTCGGATACCGAATCCGAGGGCGAACCCGCCGGCACGAACGAAGTAACGTCGACACCAACTGCCACGGCCACTGCGACGCCGACGCCGGCGACCGCCCCCGAAACGCCGACCGCGGAACCGACGGCGACACCGACGCCGCCCCAGTGGGAGGGACAGGTCGTCCAGTCGCCGACGCCGGGTGACGGCCCCGGATTCGGGCCGGCCGTTGCAGTACTGTCCCTGCTGGCTACCGCGCTACTGGTCCGTCGCCGATAGGTGACAACCGGATTCCGGCAAGGACCCGCTATTCGTGGCCGGAGACCGGGACCGGTTCGTACGGCTCTTCGAGATACTTGATATCGCTCGCCGAGAGGCTGATGTCCAGCGCTTCGACGGCGTCTTCGAGGTGTTCGATTTTCGAGGCGCCGATGATGGGCGCGTCGACCCAGTCCTTGTGGAGGACCCACGAAAGCGCGAGTTGGGCCATCGAGACGCCCTTGTCGGCGGCGAGTTGCTGAACGCGTTCGTTGATTTCCTTGCCGCCGTTGTCGGCGTAGGGGTGTGCCTGCGCGTAGTCGTCGGTTTCGGCGCGCTTCGTCGACATGTACTCCTCGTGGGGACGCGTCAGGTAGCCGCGGGCCATCGGACTCCACGGGATGACGCCGAGGTCTTCCTTCTCGCACAGGGGCATGACCTCGCGTTCCTCCTCGCGGTAGGCGAGGTTGAAGTGGTTCTGCATCGTCGCGAACCGTTCGAGGCCGAGTTGGTCGCTGGTGTTGAGGGCCTCGGCCAACTGGTGGGCCCACATCGAGGAGGCGCCGATGTGTCGGACCTTCCCGCGGCGGACGGCGTCGTCGAAGGCCCGAAGCGTTTGGTCGATTGGCGTATCGTAATCCCAGCGGTGGGTCTGATAGAGGTCGATGGTGTCCATGCCGAGGCGGTCCAGCGAGGCATCGAGTTCCTGCTCGATGGTCTTCCGTGAGAGGCCGCCGGAGTTCGGGTCGTCGTCGCGCATCGGGAAGAACACCTTCGTCGCGACGACGCTTTCCTCGCGGTGGCCTTCGAGGGCATCCCCGAGAATGCGTTCGCTTTCGCCCCGCGAGTACATGTTCGCGGTGTCGAAGAAGTTGATGCCGAGGTCACGGGCGCGCTCGACGAGTTCGTGGCCGAACTCCTCGCCGTTGACCCACTCGCGCCAGTCGGGGTCCCCGAAACTCATACAGCCGAGACAGAGGCGTGAGACTTCGATGCCGGTCGACCCGAGGGTGGTATACTCCATAGCGGCCCCTCACGCCCTCGGGGCAAAAACCTAGTCGAGTCGGCGGGGACTGCGGCTACTGGGTGCTGGCTTCGAGGCGGAAGTCACCGACGGAATGGAGGTCCTCACCGAGCCCCTCGCCGACACAGTCCTCGTTCGGGCAGACGTAATGCCAGCCGTCGCGGGTCGCGCGGCGCTCCTCGAACTGCTCGCCGCAGCGCTCGCAGATGAGGGCTTCCGCCGAGCAGGTATCCCGGTGGAGCTCGTATTTGAGTTTGCTGGTGAACGTGCGCTTGCAGTTCCGGCACGTGTGGGTCATACTCGGAACTCTCGTGCCATCGGTAATAGAAGTGCCCCTTCGTTCGTCAGGCGTCGAGACGGCTGAAAAACGCTCTTTAGATGATTTCAGCGGTTCCTTTGGATTGGTTCGTCACCCCGTTTGTCGGGAATCACGTACTTAAACGAATCCGCTGGCACCCGATGCGGAAAACCGGCCAGCGAGCAGGTCGGTGCGTGAATATTTATTCAAGGACGACCTAAGGTAGGTATGTCGAACGTACCTCAGCAGGTCGAGTCGACCTGCCCCGTCGTCGAATCGATGGAGCAAATCGGCTCGAAATGGCGGTTGCTCGTGCTTCACGACCTCCAGGACGGCGAAAAGCGATTCAACGAACTGAAACGGTCGACGGACGCCAACTCCCGGACGCTCTCCCGCGTGCTCGATGACCTGCAGGACGCCGGCTTCGTCGAGCGCCGCCTCGAAGAGGACGCCCCCGTCGCGACCTACTACTCGCTAACCGACAAGGGTCGCTCGCTGTGTCCCGTCTTCGACGAAATCGAGGAGTGGGCCGACGAGTGGCTCGAAACGGTCTAATCCTCGAACACGCGACTGTTGTTCTGTAGGTCCGTGATATCGCCAGCGAGGGCTTCGATCTGCTCCGGGAAGAGCGCCATCTGTATCTCGTTTCCTTCTCCGTCCTCGGCGACGACCTTGACTCGCTTATCCCCGAACTCGCGGGCTTCGACCGACTCGACGTCGAAGAGTTTCGCCGTCACTTCCTTCGTCGTCGGGCCGACGTTCTTGATGCTGCCGTCTTTGAATTCGACCATGAAATCCGAGAGGTTCAGATTGAGCATACGCTACATTCCGGTCGGTAGCGCTTAACGGTAGGTGGTAGCTGGAAAACGATGGGATGACGAAAGGTCGCCTTACGCGTACTTGCTCGGGTAGGCGTCTTCGAGCAGTTCCGGCTGGTCGAGGAGGCGTTCGCGGACGGGGTCGATGACCGTCGCGATACCCGCCGCCGCGGCCGGCTTGAGGTCCGCCGGATGCAGTTCCCCGGAGACGAAATCGGCTTCGAGTTCGTCGTAGTCGTCGTATACGAGGTCGCCGCCGTACTCCTCGGGCCGTTCGATGACGAACTCCTCGCCGCGCTCCTCGAAAACGGGGAAGACTAAGTATTCGAGGTATTCGAGGACGCCGTTGCCCTCCGTCTCCCCGGCCGGGCAGTA of the Natronomonas halophila genome contains:
- a CDS encoding winged helix-turn-helix transcriptional regulator encodes the protein MSNVPQQVESTCPVVESMEQIGSKWRLLVLHDLQDGEKRFNELKRSTDANSRTLSRVLDDLQDAGFVERRLEEDAPVATYYSLTDKGRSLCPVFDEIEEWADEWLETV
- a CDS encoding transcriptional regulator, whose product is MTHTCRNCKRTFTSKLKYELHRDTCSAEALICERCGEQFEERRATRDGWHYVCPNEDCVGEGLGEDLHSVGDFRLEASTQ
- a CDS encoding PGF-CTERM sorting domain-containing protein; the encoded protein is MAPSNAVGCMFAALLVVAAAAGAAPLFAEPATASHEPEASNFTVEPMNRSPGATDVKYGLTVVAQAGTDLQTLEKVTAVYEEGSWAQCGSSDGETLGIDRGSTYDGYETDESVKNNIKRFSAGEDSFELVFNGESDFGASTNFNDGDEFVSVANCLDNPDEPGWYQIKGTTTGVTADGERVTFGSESHYFWIGDFENEQEARAELGPPPSEPQATATPTPEPTAEPSSGDGSDTESEGEPAGTNEVTSTPTATATATPTPATAPETPTAEPTATPTPPQWEGQVVQSPTPGDGPGFGPAVAVLSLLATALLVRRR
- a CDS encoding aldo/keto reductase, with the protein product MEYTTLGSTGIEVSRLCLGCMSFGDPDWREWVNGEEFGHELVERARDLGINFFDTANMYSRGESERILGDALEGHREESVVATKVFFPMRDDDPNSGGLSRKTIEQELDASLDRLGMDTIDLYQTHRWDYDTPIDQTLRAFDDAVRRGKVRHIGASSMWAHQLAEALNTSDQLGLERFATMQNHFNLAYREEEREVMPLCEKEDLGVIPWSPMARGYLTRPHEEYMSTKRAETDDYAQAHPYADNGGKEINERVQQLAADKGVSMAQLALSWVLHKDWVDAPIIGASKIEHLEDAVEALDISLSASDIKYLEEPYEPVPVSGHE